A stretch of Crossiella cryophila DNA encodes these proteins:
- the truB gene encoding tRNA pseudouridine(55) synthase TruB has translation MTRAERASRPPVPPGLVVVDKPSGMTSHDVVARVRRIMGTRKVGHAGTLDPMATGVLVLGIERATKLLGHLALDTKAYLACIRLGSATTTDDAEGEVTSAADAGTVSEDAVRAEIAKLTGDILQVPSSVSAVKIDGQRAYARVRAGEEVVLDARPVTVARFDLLNLRREGEFTDLDVLVECSSGTYVRALARDIGRELGVGGHLNALRRTRVGPFGLATARTLEKLEEEPQLSLDLDAAVAAAFPRRDVDASAASALAHGGALPAAGIDGTYGVFAPSGKVIALAKDNAGRAKPLVVLAPSG, from the coding sequence GTGACCCGAGCTGAACGCGCCTCACGTCCCCCCGTGCCACCCGGTCTCGTCGTGGTGGACAAGCCGAGCGGGATGACCTCCCACGACGTCGTCGCGCGGGTGCGCCGGATCATGGGCACCCGCAAGGTCGGACATGCCGGCACGCTGGACCCGATGGCCACCGGCGTGCTCGTGCTCGGCATCGAACGCGCCACCAAACTGCTCGGCCACCTCGCCCTGGACACCAAGGCCTACCTGGCCTGCATCCGCCTCGGCTCCGCCACCACCACCGACGACGCCGAGGGCGAGGTGACCTCCGCCGCCGACGCCGGCACGGTCTCCGAGGACGCGGTGCGCGCGGAGATCGCCAAGCTCACCGGCGACATCCTGCAGGTGCCCAGTTCGGTCAGCGCGGTCAAGATCGACGGCCAGCGGGCCTACGCCCGGGTGCGTGCCGGCGAGGAGGTCGTGCTGGACGCGCGGCCGGTCACCGTGGCCCGCTTCGACCTGCTCAACCTGCGCCGCGAGGGCGAGTTCACCGACCTGGACGTGCTGGTCGAGTGCTCCTCCGGCACCTACGTGCGCGCGCTGGCCCGCGACATCGGCCGCGAACTCGGGGTCGGCGGCCACCTCAACGCGCTGCGCCGCACCCGGGTCGGCCCGTTCGGCCTGGCCACGGCGCGGACGCTGGAGAAGCTGGAAGAGGAGCCGCAGCTCAGCCTTGACCTGGACGCCGCGGTCGCCGCCGCCTTCCCACGCCGCGACGTCGACGCCAGCGCGGCCTCCGCGCTCGCGCACGGCGGCGCGCTGCCCGCGGCCGGCATCGACGGCACCTACGGGGTGTTCGCGCCCTCCGGGAAGGTGATCGCGCTCGCCAAGGACAACGCGGGCCGGGCCAAGCCGCTCGTGGTGCTCGCGCCGTCCGGCTGA
- a CDS encoding MATE family efflux transporter has product MDQVPLRRVLSLALPALLVLAAEPLYLLVDTAVVGRLGAVPLAALAVGGVVLAQVSTQLTFLSYGTTARAARLHGAGRREDVVAEGVQATWLALLLGAGLVLVGQVFAGPVARLLAGEGAVADSAVSWLRIALFGAPLILVTMSGNGWMRGVQETARPMRYVLFGNALSAVICPVFVHGLGGFDGWGLEGSAIANVLAQAISAVLFLRALAVERVPLRPHWRGMLAQLGLGRDLVLRSLAFQACFVSAAAVAARTSAATAAAHQVVLQLWTFLALVLDSLAIAAQSLVGAELGAGRAERAKALARQMIRYGLVFGIALGVMFAALSGVLPGVFTPDAGVLAEVPHAWWFFVALQPVAGVVFALDGVLLGAGDAAFLRTATLLSAALGFLPLVWASMVFGWGLLGIWTGLSAFMVLRLAAVLWRAGSGRWAVVGAVRD; this is encoded by the coding sequence GTGGACCAGGTGCCATTGCGGCGGGTGCTCTCGTTGGCGCTGCCCGCGCTGCTGGTACTCGCCGCGGAACCGCTGTACCTCCTGGTCGACACGGCGGTGGTCGGGCGGCTTGGCGCGGTGCCGTTGGCCGCGCTCGCGGTGGGTGGCGTGGTGCTCGCGCAGGTCTCCACGCAGCTGACCTTCCTCTCCTACGGGACCACCGCCCGAGCCGCCCGGTTGCACGGGGCGGGGCGGCGAGAGGACGTGGTCGCCGAGGGGGTGCAGGCGACCTGGCTGGCGTTGTTGCTGGGTGCGGGGCTGGTGCTGGTCGGGCAGGTGTTCGCGGGGCCGGTTGCGCGACTGCTCGCGGGGGAGGGGGCGGTCGCGGACTCCGCGGTCTCCTGGTTGCGGATCGCGTTGTTCGGGGCGCCGTTGATCCTGGTCACGATGTCCGGCAACGGGTGGATGCGCGGGGTGCAGGAGACCGCGCGGCCGATGCGGTACGTGCTGTTCGGCAACGCCCTCTCCGCCGTGATCTGCCCGGTGTTCGTGCACGGGCTCGGCGGGTTCGACGGGTGGGGCCTGGAGGGCTCCGCGATCGCCAACGTGCTCGCCCAGGCCATCTCGGCCGTGCTGTTCCTGCGGGCGCTGGCGGTGGAGCGGGTGCCGTTGCGACCGCACTGGCGGGGCATGCTCGCGCAGCTCGGACTGGGGCGTGACCTGGTGTTGCGCAGCCTGGCCTTCCAGGCGTGTTTCGTCTCCGCGGCGGCGGTGGCGGCGCGGACCTCGGCGGCGACCGCGGCGGCGCACCAGGTGGTGTTGCAGCTGTGGACGTTCCTGGCGTTGGTGCTGGACTCGCTGGCCATCGCGGCGCAATCGTTGGTCGGGGCCGAGCTGGGTGCGGGGCGGGCGGAGCGGGCGAAGGCGCTGGCGAGGCAGATGATCCGCTACGGGCTGGTGTTCGGGATCGCGCTCGGGGTGATGTTCGCGGCCTTGTCGGGGGTGCTGCCTGGGGTGTTCACGCCGGATGCCGGGGTGCTCGCCGAGGTGCCGCACGCGTGGTGGTTCTTCGTGGCGTTGCAGCCGGTGGCGGGCGTGGTGTTCGCGCTGGACGGGGTGCTGCTCGGGGCGGGGGACGCGGCGTTCCTGCGGACCGCGACCCTGCTGTCGGCGGCGCTGGGTTTCCTGCCGTTGGTGTGGGCGTCGATGGTCTTCGGCTGGGGACTGCTCGGAATCTGGACCGGGCTCAGCGCGTTCATGGTGCTGCGGCTCGCCGCGGTGTTGTGGCGGGCGGGCAGCGGGCGCTGGGCGGTGGTGGGCGCCGTGCGGGACTGA
- a CDS encoding DUF503 domain-containing protein: MYVGSLELDILLGDVHSLKQKRSLVRPVIAEIRRKFEVSAAEAGHLDLHRRALVGVAVVAADAGHIREVLDACERMVAGRPELELLSARRRVHGPDDDE, from the coding sequence TTGTACGTCGGGTCGCTGGAACTCGACATCCTGCTCGGCGACGTGCATTCGCTGAAGCAGAAGCGATCGCTGGTCCGCCCGGTGATCGCGGAGATCCGCCGCAAGTTCGAGGTGTCCGCCGCTGAGGCCGGACATCTGGACCTGCATCGCCGTGCCCTCGTCGGGGTGGCCGTGGTGGCCGCGGACGCGGGGCACATCCGGGAAGTGCTCGACGCCTGTGAGCGGATGGTCGCCGGGCGCCCCGAGCTGGAGCTGCTGTCGGCGCGCCGGCGCGTGCACGGACCGGACGACGACGAGTAA
- the rbfA gene encoding 30S ribosome-binding factor RbfA, which produces MADQARARRLAKRIAQIVASAIEHQIKDPRLAKVTITDAKVTGDLRDATVYYTVLGDTVDAPPDLAGAAAALASATGVLRSLVGQGTGVRFTPTLAFIADTVPDTARQMDELLAKAREADAEVARIASGASPAGEADPYRAPREAEEDEAEGVAEATAAEPADGELRHR; this is translated from the coding sequence GTGGCCGACCAGGCCCGCGCCCGCAGGCTGGCCAAGCGGATCGCCCAGATCGTGGCCTCCGCGATCGAGCACCAGATCAAGGATCCGCGACTGGCGAAGGTGACCATCACCGACGCCAAGGTGACCGGAGACCTGCGCGACGCCACCGTGTACTACACCGTCCTCGGCGACACCGTGGACGCACCGCCGGACCTCGCCGGAGCGGCGGCCGCCCTGGCCAGCGCGACCGGAGTGCTCCGGTCGCTGGTGGGGCAGGGCACCGGGGTGCGGTTCACCCCGACGCTGGCCTTCATCGCCGACACCGTGCCGGACACCGCACGGCAGATGGACGAGCTGCTGGCCAAGGCCAGGGAAGCCGACGCCGAGGTCGCGCGCATCGCCTCCGGGGCCAGCCCCGCCGGCGAGGCCGACCCGTACCGCGCACCGCGGGAGGCGGAGGAGGACGAAGCCGAAGGTGTGGCTGAGGCGACCGCCGCCGAGCCGGCCGACGGTGAGCTTCGCCACCGCTGA
- a CDS encoding MFS transporter — MSAERARRQAWLVWSIAVIVYVAAVFHRTSLGVAGPQAAERFGVGPAALGVFTVLQIGVYAAMQIPTGLLVDRFGPRRVLTAAALLIGAGQMLFALADSYPLALSARAVLGCGDAMTWVSLLRLIAGHFPARKYAVVVSISAALGGAGNLASTMPLTMLLDNVGWTLTFLIGGGLTTAYAALAGTRLRDVPEGAPVPAADPVPLRSVGRSVAAAWRIPGTRLGFWVHFSTMFAPAVLGLLWGFPYLTEAQGLSPHVASAMLGVLVIGAIVGGPLFGALIGRRPELRMPLVVGFLAAAVLTWVVLLGWPGGQPPIALVVIALVVLSLGGPASTVAFALARDYNSLRTVGTATGLVNVGGFSATTIAALSVGLLLEVAAPLGSAVKFQVALSAILLVLLFGTWRTAVWWRRARAVVLAAAARGEEVPVQLRARRWDDLAAVPVPAAA; from the coding sequence TTGTCGGCCGAGCGTGCCCGCCGTCAGGCGTGGCTGGTCTGGTCCATCGCGGTAATCGTTTACGTGGCTGCGGTCTTCCACCGCACCTCGCTCGGGGTCGCCGGACCCCAGGCCGCCGAGCGCTTCGGCGTCGGGCCGGCCGCGCTCGGTGTCTTCACCGTGCTGCAGATCGGCGTCTACGCCGCCATGCAGATCCCCACCGGCCTGCTGGTCGACCGGTTCGGGCCGCGGCGGGTGCTCACCGCGGCCGCGCTGCTCATCGGCGCCGGACAGATGCTGTTCGCGCTCGCCGACTCCTACCCGCTCGCGCTCTCCGCCCGCGCCGTGCTCGGCTGCGGTGACGCGATGACCTGGGTCAGCCTGCTCCGCCTGATCGCCGGGCACTTCCCCGCGCGCAAGTACGCCGTGGTCGTCTCGATCTCCGCCGCGCTCGGCGGCGCCGGCAACCTGGCCTCGACCATGCCGCTGACCATGCTGCTGGACAACGTCGGCTGGACCCTGACCTTCCTCATCGGCGGCGGCCTGACCACCGCCTACGCCGCGCTGGCCGGCACCAGGCTGCGTGATGTGCCCGAGGGCGCGCCCGTCCCGGCCGCCGACCCGGTGCCGCTGCGCTCGGTCGGTCGCTCGGTGGCCGCGGCCTGGCGGATCCCCGGCACCCGGCTCGGCTTCTGGGTGCACTTCTCCACCATGTTCGCCCCGGCCGTGCTCGGCCTGCTCTGGGGCTTCCCCTACCTGACCGAGGCGCAGGGGCTGAGCCCGCACGTGGCCAGCGCGATGCTCGGCGTGCTGGTGATCGGCGCGATCGTCGGTGGGCCGCTGTTCGGCGCGCTCATCGGCCGCCGTCCCGAACTGCGCATGCCGCTGGTCGTCGGCTTCCTCGCCGCGGCCGTGCTGACCTGGGTGGTGCTGCTGGGCTGGCCCGGCGGGCAACCGCCGATCGCGCTGGTGGTGATCGCGCTGGTGGTGCTCTCGCTGGGCGGACCGGCCTCCACGGTCGCCTTCGCGCTGGCCCGCGACTACAACTCGCTGCGCACCGTCGGCACGGCGACCGGGCTGGTCAACGTGGGTGGCTTCAGCGCGACCACGATCGCCGCGCTCAGCGTCGGGCTGCTGCTGGAGGTGGCCGCGCCACTGGGTTCGGCGGTCAAGTTCCAGGTCGCGTTGTCGGCGATCCTGCTGGTGCTGCTCTTCGGCACCTGGCGGACCGCGGTGTGGTGGCGACGCGCTCGCGCGGTCGTGCTCGCCGCCGCGGCCAGGGGCGAGGAAGTGCCGGTCCAGCTGCGTGCGCGACGCTGGGACGACCTCGCCGCCGTGCCCGTGCCCGCCGCTGCCTAG
- a CDS encoding DHH family phosphoesterase yields the protein MAPLELEVAAAARLLAEATDVTLLGHVNPDADALGSALALGLALHRLGKTVRVSFSTPDRAPDALVALDTEQLLVPPSQVPESPPVLVAMDTGSLARLGWLGERVPKIIAAGGQVVVIDHHASNTRYGTHHIVDDRAESTTVLVLRLLDEMGITPDPDIARCLYAGLVTDTSSFRRARPHTHELAARLLAAGVDAEATARPLMDNHPFAWLGMLSTVLGGARLEPDGARGFGLVHAAVRLRDVAGLRSEDVDSVVDVVRSTAEAEVAVVFKEIGDQEWSLSMRAVGRVNVGAAAQALGGGGHRLAAGCTMRGALDEVLDEVRAALNAAPLL from the coding sequence GTGGCCCCACTCGAGCTCGAGGTGGCGGCGGCCGCCCGGCTGCTGGCCGAGGCCACCGACGTCACCCTGCTCGGACATGTCAACCCGGACGCCGACGCCCTGGGCAGCGCCCTGGCCCTCGGTCTTGCCCTGCATCGCCTGGGCAAGACTGTCCGGGTGTCCTTCTCCACCCCGGACCGCGCGCCGGACGCGTTGGTCGCGCTGGACACCGAGCAGCTGCTGGTCCCGCCCTCGCAGGTGCCCGAGTCGCCGCCGGTGCTGGTCGCCATGGACACCGGCAGCCTCGCCCGCCTCGGCTGGCTGGGCGAACGGGTGCCGAAGATCATCGCCGCAGGCGGCCAGGTCGTGGTCATCGACCATCACGCCTCCAACACCCGCTACGGCACCCACCACATCGTCGACGACCGAGCCGAGTCCACCACCGTCCTGGTCCTGCGCCTCCTGGACGAAATGGGCATCACCCCGGACCCCGACATCGCCCGCTGCCTGTACGCCGGCCTGGTGACCGACACCAGCTCATTCCGCCGCGCCCGCCCCCACACCCACGAACTGGCCGCCCGCCTGCTCGCGGCGGGCGTGGACGCCGAAGCGACCGCCCGCCCGCTGATGGACAACCACCCCTTCGCCTGGCTGGGCATGCTCTCGACGGTCCTGGGCGGCGCCCGGCTGGAGCCCGACGGCGCCCGCGGCTTCGGCCTGGTGCACGCGGCGGTGCGGTTGCGCGATGTGGCCGGCCTGCGCAGCGAGGACGTGGACAGCGTCGTCGACGTGGTGCGCAGCACCGCGGAAGCCGAGGTGGCGGTCGTGTTCAAGGAGATCGGCGACCAGGAGTGGTCGCTGTCGATGCGTGCGGTCGGCCGGGTCAACGTGGGTGCGGCGGCACAGGCGTTGGGCGGTGGCGGGCACCGGCTGGCGGCCGGTTGCACGATGCGCGGCGCGTTGGACGAGGTGCTCGACGAGGTGCGTGCGGCACTGAACGCGGCCCCACTGCTATAG
- a CDS encoding CGNR zinc finger domain-containing protein — MDNADYLDVALRLANASLADLADLRAALHDEPWWADRTTEADLAALRTVATTLRQALDAAVNDNADAVLTTVNTLLTTHPPRPRLSGHSSGETPNWHIHVAEPDAPPAQEIAAAAAWGLAQAVVRHGLDRWGHCAAQDCATYFVDTSTNRAKRFCSARCANRVHVAAFRARQRT; from the coding sequence ATGGACAACGCCGATTACCTCGACGTGGCCCTCCGCCTCGCCAACGCGAGCCTGGCCGACCTGGCCGACCTCCGCGCCGCCCTGCACGACGAGCCATGGTGGGCCGACCGCACCACCGAAGCGGACCTGGCCGCCCTCCGCACCGTCGCCACCACCCTCCGCCAGGCCCTGGACGCCGCCGTCAACGACAACGCGGACGCCGTCCTGACCACGGTGAACACCCTCCTGACCACCCACCCGCCGCGCCCCCGCCTGTCCGGCCACAGCAGCGGCGAAACCCCCAACTGGCACATCCACGTAGCCGAACCCGACGCCCCACCCGCCCAGGAGATAGCCGCCGCCGCGGCCTGGGGCCTGGCCCAGGCAGTCGTCCGCCACGGCCTGGATCGCTGGGGGCATTGCGCCGCCCAGGACTGCGCCACGTACTTCGTCGACACTTCGACGAATCGCGCCAAGCGCTTCTGCTCGGCGCGCTGCGCGAATCGGGTCCACGTGGCCGCGTTCCGCGCCCGACAGCGCACCTGA